A section of the Citrus sinensis cultivar Valencia sweet orange chromosome 8, DVS_A1.0, whole genome shotgun sequence genome encodes:
- the LOC127899115 gene encoding cytochrome P450 89A2-like: MQAVASSKNQNRMSTSTVAACMAPLLLRPLLAGECEIETDFNVDRPVPVRLLDHFLYAMFCLLVLMCFGDKLDESQIKKIENVQRRLLLAVGKFNILNFWPRLTKIVFLKKWIQFLQVRRDQENVLVTLIRARKKMKEEESLGVNKEEYVLSYVDTLLDLQLHEEKRKLSEEEIVSLCSEFLSTGTESTSTVLQWIMANLVKHPHVQEKVYTEIRGVVGENEEVKNEELQEMPYLKAVILEGLRRHPPRHFVLPHAVTEDFVLDDKYVIPKDGSVNFMVADMGWDPKVWEDPMAFKLERFLNDHDQDFDITGGREIKMMPFGAGRRICPGFGLAMLYLEYFVANLVWNFEWKAVDGDEVDLTEKQEFTRLLQAAAAANHAQITLQLFGKKSKIKHHLK; the protein is encoded by the coding sequence ATGCAAGCTGTTGCTTCttctaaaaatcaaaatcgaaTGAGCACTTCAACAGTGGCGGCTTGCATGGCACCTCTACTTCTTCGTCCCCTTCTAGCTGGTGAATGTGAGATTGAAACTGATTTCAATGTGGACCGCCCTGTCCCCGTTCGTCTTCTTGATCATTTTCTATACGCCATGTTTTGCTTGTTGGTGCTCATGTGTTTCGGAGACAAGCTTGATGAatcccaaataaaaaaaattgagaacgTTCAGCGCAGACTGCTGTTGGCTGTTGGCAAGTTCAATATACTGAATTTCTGGCCAAGATtaacaaaaattgtttttcttaagAAGTGGATACAGTTCTTGCAGGTGCGTAGAGATCAAGAAAACGTATTGGTTACTTTGATAAGAGCAAgaaagaagatgaaagaagaagagagccTCGGTGTCAACAAGGAAGAGTATGTGTTATCGTATGTGGATACTCTGTTAGATTTGCAGCTTcatgaagagaaaagaaagctTAGCGAAGAGGAAATTGTGAGTTTGTGTTCAGAATTTCTCAGCACGGGCACTGAAAGTACCTCCACGGTGCTACAGTGGATCATGGCCAATCTGGTGAAGCACCCGCATGTTCAAGAGAAGGTTTATACGGAAATCAGAGGAGTTGTTGGTGAAAATGAAGAGGTGAAAAATGAGGAGTTGCAGGAGATGCCGTATCTGAAAGCAGTGATTTTAGAGGGACTGAGGAGGCACCCGCCTAGGCATTTCGTGTTGCCACATGCCGTGACAGAGGATTTCGTGCTTGATGATAAGTACGTGATACCAAAGGACGGGAGTGTGAATTTCATGGTGGCCGACATGGGTTGGGATCCGAAAGTTTGGGAGGATCCGATGGCGTTTAAGCTCGAGAGGTTTTTGAATGATCATGATCAAGATTTTGACATAACGGGGGGTAGGGAAATTAAGATGATGCCATTTGGTGCTGGCAGGAGGATCTGTCCCGGTTTTGGTTTGGCTATGCTTTATTTAGAGTATTTTGTGGCTAATTTGGTTTGGAATTTTGAGTGGAAGGCTGTGGATGGTGATGAGGTTGATTTGACTGAGAAGCAAGAGTTTACTCGGCTTCTGCAAGCAGCAGCTGCAGCAAATCATGCTCAAATCACTCTACAATTATTTggtaaaaaatctaaaataaaacaccacctaaaataa